The following are encoded together in the Pleurocapsa sp. FMAR1 genome:
- the ybeY gene encoding rRNA maturation RNase YbeY, giving the protein MDINVKQPINALIYVENVYEGNLSPNSLKAIESIPWDDWIKAWFDSLESISNLKQDCEIGLRLTGDLQIQALNCQYRSIDSPTDVLAFAATEADIPLPLDIAEPLYLGDVIISLDTAKKQAQEQNHLLTTELAWLASHGVLHLLGWDHPDEISLEKMLKQQSKLVHLSKVRQN; this is encoded by the coding sequence ATGGACATAAATGTTAAGCAGCCTATAAATGCTCTAATCTACGTCGAAAATGTATATGAAGGGAACTTATCCCCAAATAGTTTAAAAGCTATTGAATCTATTCCTTGGGACGACTGGATTAAAGCTTGGTTTGACTCACTTGAGTCTATAAGTAATTTAAAGCAAGACTGCGAAATTGGGTTGAGATTAACAGGCGATCTCCAAATTCAGGCTCTTAACTGTCAGTATCGCTCAATAGACAGCCCTACAGATGTTTTAGCTTTTGCAGCTACCGAGGCTGATATACCTTTACCTTTAGATATTGCTGAACCTCTTTATTTAGGAGATGTTATTATTTCACTTGACACTGCTAAAAAACAAGCACAGGAGCAAAATCATTTATTAACAACGGAGTTGGCTTGGTTGGCTAGTCATGGCGTGTTACATCTGTTAGGTTGGGATCATCCCGATGAGATTAGTCTAGAGAAAATGTTGAAGCAACAGTCTAAACTGGTTCATTTATCAAAAGTTCGGCAAAATTAG
- a CDS encoding DUF3285 domain-containing protein has translation MTNSAPKQAPETTITPEATSDGTRDNISESSKPKDSYVKLAMRNMVRKGGQSLWHFFLTTAGLVGVLIGLAYLTKP, from the coding sequence ATGACTAATTCTGCGCCTAAACAAGCACCAGAAACCACTATAACCCCTGAAGCTACGTCAGACGGGACTAGAGATAATATCTCAGAAAGTTCCAAGCCCAAAGATAGCTACGTTAAGTTAGCAATGCGGAACATGGTTCGCAAAGGAGGACAATCTTTGTGGCACTTTTTTCTGACTACTGCTGGTTTAGTGGGGGTTTTGATTGGTCTAGCTTACCTGACAAAACCATAA
- a CDS encoding DUF721 domain-containing protein, with the protein MFFDSVEQILAQLEQQPGWEKLREHRQLLKCWHDTVSQNTAQHTRPLYISRQVLWVATSSAARAQELSFQRYTLLKKLNNQLPFVLKDVRFSSSQWHQATVQNTINTNLFSISEQPKFKHHSVEYKASNFKSKEDRIYSSTDAKLAARRWLETIKKKSSSFSCCPQCNASTPIEEIERWNSCYHCIAQKWCSEYIPSTSS; encoded by the coding sequence TTGTTTTTTGATTCAGTAGAACAAATACTAGCTCAACTTGAGCAACAGCCAGGTTGGGAGAAACTTCGTGAACATCGTCAACTCTTAAAATGCTGGCACGATACCGTCAGTCAAAATACGGCTCAACATACCCGCCCTCTTTACATTAGTAGGCAAGTGCTTTGGGTGGCAACATCGAGTGCAGCAAGAGCGCAAGAGCTTTCTTTTCAACGTTACACTCTACTCAAAAAGCTTAACAATCAACTGCCTTTTGTACTTAAAGATGTCCGCTTTTCATCTTCCCAATGGCATCAAGCAACTGTTCAAAATACTATTAATACCAACTTATTTAGTATTAGTGAGCAGCCGAAATTCAAACATCATTCTGTTGAATATAAAGCCTCAAATTTCAAGAGTAAGGAAGATCGTATATATTCTTCTACAGATGCAAAACTTGCAGCTAGACGCTGGTTAGAAACTATCAAAAAGAAATCATCATCTTTTTCTTGTTGTCCTCAATGTAATGCTTCTACACCAATAGAGGAGATTGAACGGTGGAATTCATGTTATCACTGCATTGCTCAAAAATGGTGTTCAGAATATATTCCCTCAACTTCTTCCTAG
- the yidD gene encoding membrane protein insertion efficiency factor YidD → MKTLLLWLIKGYRRFISPLFPPTCRFQPTCSQYAIEAIALYGTIKGSWLAVNRILRCHPFHPGGYDPVPAPKKNSD, encoded by the coding sequence ATGAAAACTTTACTGCTGTGGCTAATTAAAGGTTATCGTCGCTTTATTTCTCCTCTTTTTCCTCCCACCTGTCGCTTTCAACCCACCTGTTCACAATATGCCATTGAGGCGATCGCTCTCTATGGAACTATTAAAGGGAGTTGGCTGGCGGTTAATCGTATATTACGCTGTCATCCTTTTCATCCAGGTGGCTACGATCCTGTACCTGCACCCAAAAAGAACTCTGACTAA
- a CDS encoding diacylglycerol/polyprenol kinase family protein, with protein sequence MGNLESSSAQDAIALFLYPLGTVFAYLAMLVIVADVLSRFIVDDPELTRKVVHIGSGNVILLAWWLDISSAVIIGAAIIAAAIAITSYLIPILPSIESVGRKSFGTLFYAVSIGVLAACFWQDSPQYTTIGILIMAWGDGMAAIIGQRFGKHPYHVGGITKSWEGSLAMLGAAFTVTGAILLFVEGNSWQVWSISLVVAVVATILEAFSKLGVDNLTVPISSGFLCFFCVQVLSFS encoded by the coding sequence ATGGGTAATTTAGAATCATCTTCTGCACAAGACGCTATCGCCCTTTTTTTGTATCCCTTAGGAACTGTTTTTGCTTACTTAGCAATGTTAGTTATTGTAGCTGACGTTCTTAGTCGCTTCATTGTCGATGATCCCGAATTAACCCGCAAAGTTGTTCATATTGGCAGTGGCAACGTCATCCTTTTAGCTTGGTGGCTGGATATATCCTCGGCGGTAATTATTGGTGCTGCCATAATTGCTGCGGCGATCGCCATTACATCTTATCTTATTCCTATTCTTCCCAGTATTGAAAGCGTTGGGCGCAAAAGCTTTGGTACGTTATTTTATGCCGTCAGCATTGGTGTCTTGGCTGCCTGTTTCTGGCAAGATAGCCCTCAATATACAACAATTGGCATTTTAATTATGGCTTGGGGAGATGGCATGGCAGCCATTATTGGTCAGCGTTTTGGCAAACATCCCTATCATGTCGGTGGGATAACTAAAAGCTGGGAAGGCTCTTTGGCGATGCTAGGGGCAGCTTTTACCGTTACTGGGGCTATTTTATTATTTGTAGAGGGGAATAGTTGGCAGGTATGGTCAATTTCTCTAGTGGTTGCTGTAGTTGCCACAATATTAGAAGCTTTCTCTAAGCTAGGTGTAGATAATTTAACTGTCCCTATAAGCAGTGGATTTTTGTGTTTTTTTTGTGTTCAGGTACTATCATTTAGTTAA